The following proteins come from a genomic window of Tenebrio molitor chromosome 9, icTenMoli1.1, whole genome shotgun sequence:
- the l(2)gl gene encoding lethal(2) giant larvae protein homolog 1 isoform X3, with protein MFKFIKAKGPHPTAERQKLQKDLFCYRRTLQHGFPHKPTALAWDPSLRLLCIGTATGAVKVFGRPGVEFYGQHQNPIAVTQAVFLPNQGRVVTLCDDNSLHLWEVNKSSLVEMKSQALEGKLKKISTMCVESAGKYLLLGTEGGNIYLLDLATFTMTPDIIYQDVVMQNVPQDYKLNPGAVEAIFEQPEQPNHILIGYNRGLIVLWNRSDNSSIKTFVSNQQLEALCWHEDGKTFTSSHNDGSYMVWDLDQNEKPSRDPVTTYGPFACRAIPKIIRKELKGKSLIVFSGGLPRSSGSDKYTVSVIHDDQHVAFDFTSKVIDFIVIESRSENDEDEDVQNNHATNGLNKGEPDALVVLAEEELVVIDLQSKDWKMINLPYLVSLHASAVTCSQHVSGVPDEFWEQLKDAGKAQTNNIYSARPWPIDGGKLLCSKGSTPRKELLLTGHEDGTVRFWDAGGVTLTPMYKFSTSQFFAGDDLEEAVPDPEDVDDDWPPFRKTGVFDPYSDDPRLAVKKVVLCPLSGSLIVAGTAGHVVVAKFDTEVLDAEVKVTTMNIVSDRDGFVWKGHNQLPPKLGETHQPRGFQATSILQLHPPAAVTACALQADWGLVAAGTAHGLALFDYLKNKPVMVKCTLNPNDLTGAGDTPISRRKSFKKSLRESFRRLRKGRSQRRANIETTPTTNSPPNRKPPQSEDGQFSPLEAKPVERQIEARPVDDSMSSFVRCLYFARTFLINVQNTNPTLWAGINNGTVYTFTITVPSSSKRDTDDVACYIAKEIQLKHRAPVIAIAVLDGSNRPLPEPLEVEKGVAPLPDTTQPHRVIIASEEQFKIFTLPAVKAFCKFKLTAQDGARVRRMAFGTFSCKNPDTEATHSEIDLLCLTNIGDCLVFSIPDLKRQLNAAAIKREDINGISSLVFTKNAEALYLHSSSELQRLSLSATCATTARCYLPQPSGEREDAASDDANSEGEEAQNETPLVNGNADSKEGSVGGEKTEEVRENGEEALHNVTVSSSVGDITIDSVKDYLGSVG; from the exons ACCCTGCAGCATGGATTTCCGCACAAACCAACGGCGCTGGCCTGGGACCCATCGTTGCGCCTCCTGTGCATCGGAACGGCCACCGGGGCTGTGAAGGTGTTCGGCCGCCCGGGAGTGGAGTTCTACGGCCAACACCAGAACCCCATCGCCGTAACCCAAGCCGTGTTCCTCCCGAACCAAGGTCGCGTCGTCACCCTCTGCGACGACAACTCGCTGCACCTGTGGGAGGTGAACAAGAGCAGTCTGGTCGAGATGAAATCGCAAGCTCTCGAGGgcaaactgaagaaaatctcGACAATGTGCGTCGAAAGCGCCGGCAAATACCTACTCTTGGGTACGGAAGGCGGCAACATATACCTCCTCGACCTGGCGACCTTCACCATGACTCCGGACATCATCTATCAAGACGTGGTGATGCAAAA TGTTCCTCAAGATTATAAACTGAATCCGGGAGCGGTCGAGGCGATATTCGAGCAACCAGAACAGCCGAACCACATTCTCATAGGATACAACAGAGGCCTAATTGTGCTGTGGAATCGCAGCGACAACTCGTCAATAAAAACTTTTGTCTCGAATCAGCAGTTGGAAGCACTTTGCTGGCACGAAGATGGCAAGACGTTCACGAGTTCCCACAACGACG GCAGTTACATGGTCTGGGATCTGGACCAGAACGAGAAACCCAGCAGGGACCCGGTGACAACCTACGGTCCCTTCGCCTGTAGAGCCATCCCCAAGATAATCAGAAAGGAACTGAAGGGCAAGTCTTTGATAGTATTTTCTGGTGGTTTACCGAGATCGTCGGGCAGCGACAAATACACAGTGTCCGTCATCCACGACGACCAGCACGTCGCTTTCGATTTCACCAGCAAG gtGATAGACTTTATAGTGATCGAATCGAGAAGCGAAAACGACGAAGACGAAGATGTTCAGAACAACCATGCGACAAACGGCCTAAACAAAGGGGAACCGGACGCTCTCGTCGTTTTGGCCGAAGAAGAGTTGGTCGTGATCGATCTCCAATCCAAGGATTGGAAGATGATAAATTTGCCTTATTTGGTGTCGCTGCACGCATCCGCTGTCACTTGTAGCCAACACGTTTCCG GGGTGCCCGACGAGTTCTGGGAGCAACTGAAAGATGCCGGAAAAGCCCAAACGAACAACATCTACTCAGCCAGACCGTGGCCCATCGACGGCGGCAAACTTCTGTGTTCGAAAGGGAGCACCCCGCGCAAGGAATTATTGCTGACTGGCCACGAAGACGGCACCGTCCGCTTTTGGGACGCCGGAGGGGTCACCCTCACCCCCATGTACAAATTCAGCACCTCCCAGTTCTTCGCCGGCGACGACTTGGAAGAGGCCGTTCCTGATCCGGAAGACGTCGACGACGACTGGCCGCCTTTCCGCAAGACTGGCGTCTTCGATCCGTACTCCGACGATCCCCGTCTCGCCGTCAAGAAGGTCGTGCTGTGTCCGCTGTCGGGATCGCTGATAGTGGCGGGGACTGCCGGACACGTCGTCGTTGCCAAGTTCGATACGGAAGTGCTAGACGCAGAGGTGAAAGTGACGACGATGAACATCGTGAGCGATCGGGACGGATTCGTCTGGAAGGGACACAACCAGCTGCCCCCCAAACTAG GAGAGACGCACCAACCCAGGGGCTTCCAGGCCACTTCCATCCTTCAGTTGCATCCGCCGGCGGCAGTGACGGCGTGCGCGTTGCAAGCCGATTGGGGTCTGGTCGCCGCGGGAACGGCGCACGGACTCGCCCTTTTCGACTACTTGAAAAACAAGCCGGTCATGGTCAAGTGCACCCTCAACCCCAACG ATCTCACCGGCGCCGGCGACACTCCCATCTCGCGCCGGAAATCGTTCAAGAAGTCGCTTAGGGAGTCGTTCAGACGTTTGAGGAAAGGACGGTCGCAGCGCCGAGCCAACATCGAGACCACACCGACGACGAACTCCCCTCCAAATCGGAAGCCTCCACAGTCCGAAGACGGTCAGTTCAGTCCGTTGGAGGCCAAACCGGTCGAGAGACAGATCGAGGCGCGTCCCGTCGACGATTCGATGAGTTCATTCGTGAGATGCCTATATTTTGCAAGAACTTTTCTGATCAATG TACAAAACACAAATCCGACCCTGTGGGCAGGCATCAACAACGGCACCGTCTATACCTTCACGATAACCGTGCCTTCGTCGTCGAAAAGAGATACCGACGACGTCGCCTGTTATATCGCTAAGGAGATCCAGCTGAAGCACAGGGCGCCCGTGATAGCCATCGCCGTCTTGGACGGTTCGAACAGGCCTCTGCCCGAACCTCTGGAGGTGGAGAAGGGCGTGGCACCCCTACCGGACACCACCCAACCTCATCGGGTGATAATAGCGTCAGAGGAACAGTTCAAAATATTCACGTTGCCGGCGGTCAAGGCGTTCTGCAAGTTCAAACTGACGGCGCAAGATGGTGCCAGGGTCAGAAGGATGGCATTCGGAACTTTCTCCTGCAAGAATCCCGACACGGAGGCGACACATTCCGAAATCGACTTGTTATGTTTGACAAACATCGGAGACTGTCTCGTTTTTAGCATTCCAGATTTAAAGAGACAGTTGAATGCGGCGGCGATCAAACGCGAAGACATCAA CGGGATTTCTTCGCTCGTGTTTACGAAAAACGCCGAAGCCCTTTATCTCCATTCCTCGTCCGAACTGCAGAGATTATCGTTGTCGGCGACGTGTGCGACTACCGCGAGGTGTTATCTTCCACAGCCGTCGGGCGAGAGGGAAGACGCCGCGTCCGACGACGCCAATTCCGAAGGAGAAGAGGCCCAGAACGAGACCCCTTTAGTTAACGGAAACGCCGACAGTAAAGAAGGGAGCGTCGGCGGCGAAAAG ACGGAAGAAGTGAGAGAGAACGGGGAGGAGGCCCTCCACAACGTGACGGTGTCGAGCAGCGTCGGCGACATCACCATAGACAGTGTCAAGGATTACCTCGGCTCAG TCGGCTGA